A window of the Alternaria dauci strain A2016 chromosome 3, whole genome shotgun sequence genome harbors these coding sequences:
- a CDS encoding 40S ribosomal protein uS3: MATTQTAISKRRKFVADGVFYAELNEFFQRELAEEGYSGVEVRVTPTVTDIIIRATHTQEVLGEQGRRIRELTSLIQKRFKFPENSVSLYAAKVQNRGLSAVAQCESLRYKLLNGLAVRRACYGVLRFIMESGAKGCEVVVSGKLRAARAKSMKFTDGFMIHSGQPAKDFIDHATRHVLLRQGVLGIKVKIMRGSDPEGKAGPSKTLPDSVTIIEPKEEQPVVQPMSQDYGAKAIAAQQAAEQARQAEQGEGEAQPAGGEGYSEEQ, from the exons ATGGCCACCACTCAAACCGCAAT CTCCAAGAGGAGAAAGTTCGTTGCTG ACGGTGTCTTCTACGCCGAGCTGAACGAGTTCTTCCAGCGCGAGCTGGCCGAGGAGGGCTACTCCGGCGTCGAGGTCCGCGTCACCCCCACTGTCACCGACATCATCATCCGCGCCACACATACCCAGGAGGTTCTCGGAGAGCAGGGTCGCCGCATCCGTGAGCTCACCTCGCTCATCCAGAAGCGATTCAAGTTCCCCGAGAACTCCGTCTCCCTCTACGCCGCCAAGGTCCAGAACCGTGGTCTCTCCGCCGTCGCCCAGTGCGAGTCCCTCCGATACAAGCTTCTCAATGGTCTGGCCGTCCGAAGGGCCTGCTACGGTGTCCTGAGGTTCATCATGGAGTCTGGTGCTAAGGGTTGCGAGGTTGTTGTTTCCGGAAAGCTCAGGGCCGCCCGTGCCAAGAGCATGAAGTTCACT GACGGTTTCATGATCCACTCCGGTCAGCCCGCCAAGGACTTCATTGACCACGCTACCCGCCACGTCCTGCTCCGCCAGGGTGTTCTCGGTATCAAGGTCAAGATCATGCGCGGCTCCGACCCCGAGGGCAAGGCCGGCCCATCCAAGACTCTCCCCGACTCCGTCACCATCATCGAGCCCAAGGAGGAGCAGCCCGTTGTCCAGCCCATGTCGCAAGACTACGGTGCCAAGGCCATCGCTGCTCAGCAAGCCGCGGAGCAGGCCAGGCAGGCCGAGCAAGGCGAGGGCGAGGCCCAGCCAGCTGGTGGTGAGGGTTACTCTGAGGAGCAGTAG